The Nitrospiraceae bacterium genome includes a window with the following:
- a CDS encoding pitrilysin family protein, translating to MKSSSSKPACRASSSILVVAAVLFWLWGSAVSTAADIAPSKFVTTNGITVLVLEQHFLPIVEIHALIKTGSAQDPPEKAGVANLTASLLDEGTTTRSSKQLAEQIDFVGGSLEVKASEDFTTASARVLKKDVDLGFTLLADILQRPAFQKQEFERIRTQLLGEIASDNDDPGHVAMKAFNQLVFHGHPYRWPVNGTEETLAKVTLADVQAFYAKEYQPSQTILAIVGDVTVEQATGLVQTHFGAWKKGGTSPRNIKEPSPIKRKTVQLIEKDLTQSTIILGHGGIQRAHPDFYAVTVMNYILGAGGFSSRLMDSIRDKQGLAYGIMSHFDARLLPGSFWINLQTRTEATNQAIAGVLAELKNIRETPVSDQELAEAKSFLMGSFPLRFDSTTKLAQVSAQVEFYGLGFEYFSQYPKWIERVTKEDVQRVAKQYLDPQRYALVVVGNIAKAKVKH from the coding sequence ATGAAGTCATCGAGCTCCAAGCCAGCATGTAGAGCGTCCTCATCGATCCTCGTCGTCGCCGCGGTCTTGTTCTGGCTCTGGGGATCTGCCGTCAGCACAGCGGCGGATATTGCCCCGTCGAAGTTCGTCACCACAAACGGAATAACGGTGCTCGTGCTCGAACAGCATTTTCTCCCCATCGTCGAGATTCACGCTCTCATCAAGACCGGCTCAGCACAAGACCCTCCGGAGAAGGCTGGAGTCGCCAACCTGACAGCCAGCCTGTTAGATGAAGGCACAACAACCAGGAGTTCAAAACAACTGGCGGAACAAATCGATTTCGTCGGAGGATCACTCGAAGTCAAAGCCTCGGAAGACTTTACAACAGCCTCCGCACGTGTCCTGAAGAAAGACGTCGACCTCGGATTTACTCTCCTTGCCGATATTCTTCAACGCCCCGCATTTCAGAAACAGGAGTTCGAGAGGATTCGCACGCAGCTCCTCGGCGAGATAGCCAGCGACAACGATGATCCCGGCCATGTGGCCATGAAGGCATTCAACCAGCTGGTGTTCCATGGGCATCCTTATCGCTGGCCGGTCAATGGAACCGAAGAAACGCTCGCCAAGGTGACGCTCGCCGATGTCCAAGCGTTTTATGCCAAGGAATATCAGCCCTCACAAACCATTCTAGCGATCGTCGGCGATGTGACGGTGGAACAAGCCACGGGACTTGTCCAAACGCATTTCGGCGCTTGGAAAAAAGGAGGGACGTCTCCGCGAAACATCAAGGAGCCCTCGCCGATCAAACGAAAAACCGTCCAGCTGATCGAGAAGGATCTGACCCAATCCACCATTATCTTGGGGCACGGCGGCATTCAACGGGCTCATCCGGATTTTTATGCCGTGACCGTCATGAATTACATCCTTGGCGCCGGTGGATTTTCATCTCGGCTCATGGACTCGATTCGTGACAAGCAGGGACTCGCCTATGGCATCATGAGTCACTTCGATGCACGCTTGCTTCCCGGGTCCTTCTGGATCAACTTGCAAACGAGGACCGAAGCGACCAACCAAGCTATCGCCGGTGTTTTAGCGGAACTCAAAAACATCCGAGAAACACCGGTTTCCGATCAGGAGCTGGCTGAGGCCAAGTCGTTTCTCATGGGCAGTTTCCCGCTCCGGTTCGACTCGACAACCAAGCTGGCTCAAGTCTCAGCGCAGGTTGAGTTCTATGGCCTGGGATTCGAATATTTCTCACAATATCCGAAATGGATCGAACGAGTGACGAAGGAAGATGTCCAGCGCGTCGCCAAACAGTATCTCGATCCGCAACGCTACGCCCTCGTCGTCGTCGGCAATATCGCCAAGGCGAAAGTCAAACACTAG
- the atpF gene encoding F0F1 ATP synthase subunit B, translated as MPQFDSHFFSSLIFWEVVSFGILLFALYKFAFPGILSALEEREKKIRDSLDQAERHRTEAEHKLKEYEAKLSAASKEADGILATAKERAQRLLEENEQRLTAEAERIKGDTTREIDQERRKAIQDIRAQTTDLALMVAEKVVQRSLTDADHRKLADDALAALAKSYQQ; from the coding sequence ATGCCGCAGTTTGACTCGCATTTCTTTTCTTCCTTGATTTTCTGGGAGGTGGTGTCTTTCGGCATTCTCCTCTTCGCGCTCTACAAGTTTGCCTTTCCCGGCATTCTGAGCGCGTTGGAAGAGCGCGAGAAGAAGATCAGGGACAGTCTCGACCAGGCGGAACGCCATCGAACTGAGGCAGAACACAAGCTGAAGGAGTATGAAGCCAAGTTGAGTGCCGCATCAAAAGAAGCCGATGGCATCCTGGCCACTGCGAAGGAACGAGCTCAGCGATTATTGGAAGAAAACGAACAGCGCCTGACGGCAGAAGCCGAACGGATTAAAGGTGATACGACCCGTGAAATCGATCAGGAACGGCGAAAGGCTATTCAGGATATCCGCGCCCAGACGACCGACTTGGCCCTAATGGTCGCCGAAAAAGTGGTGCAGCGCAGCTTGACCGATGCCGACCATCGTAAGTTAGCGGATGACGCATTGGCCGCCCTCGCGAAATCCTACCAGCAGTAG
- the larE gene encoding ATP-dependent sacrificial sulfur transferase LarE — protein sequence MSPDTLQTKLEHLRHNLTDMRSVLVAFSGGIDSAFVLKVAHEQLGSRAIGVTAVSPTFPTSELLMATQVAAEIGARHEIIQTDQLAIPEFVQNDASRCFHCKSDLYKLLDEFREPRATRWIVDGTNVDDLGDDRPGIKAAREWNVRSPLVEAGLSKPEIRTLAKALGLSNWDKPAAACLSSRIPRGIPITVDKLRRVERAEEVLLAEGFRQVRVRDHGEIARIELNQEEFALLNEPERRGLLSSRLRELGFRFVCVDLQGYRRGGTSVA from the coding sequence ATGTCGCCTGACACACTGCAAACCAAGCTCGAGCACCTTCGTCACAATCTTACCGACATGCGCTCCGTTCTGGTGGCGTTCTCCGGTGGAATTGATAGTGCTTTTGTATTGAAAGTCGCCCACGAGCAACTCGGGAGCCGCGCCATCGGCGTGACGGCAGTCTCGCCGACTTTTCCCACCAGCGAACTCCTGATGGCGACACAAGTGGCAGCAGAAATTGGAGCTCGCCATGAGATCATCCAGACGGATCAGTTGGCTATTCCAGAGTTCGTTCAGAACGATGCGAGCCGTTGTTTCCACTGCAAGAGTGACCTCTACAAGCTCCTCGACGAATTTCGAGAACCACGAGCCACCCGCTGGATTGTGGACGGGACCAACGTTGACGATCTGGGGGATGACCGACCGGGAATCAAAGCAGCGCGTGAATGGAATGTCCGTAGTCCATTAGTTGAAGCCGGGCTTTCGAAACCCGAGATCCGGACATTGGCGAAAGCTCTAGGGCTCTCCAATTGGGATAAGCCAGCGGCTGCCTGTCTTTCTTCAAGAATCCCGCGTGGAATTCCGATCACCGTCGACAAACTTAGACGTGTGGAACGGGCCGAAGAGGTCCTCCTCGCTGAAGGATTTCGCCAGGTACGAGTCCGGGATCACGGTGAGATTGCCCGGATCGAGCTTAACCAGGAAGAATTTGCTCTGCTGAATGAGCCCGAACGCCGCGGACTCCTCAGCAGTCGCCTTCGTGAACTGGGCTTTCGTTTCGTCTGTGTGGATTTACAAGGCTATAGGCGAGGCGGAACCAGCGTGGCCTAA
- the atpE gene encoding ATP synthase F0 subunit C → MDAGAAALVGMGLAAAGFAGAGVGIGYIFGKMIEAVARQPEAEGRVGKYMWIGFALVEAIALYGLVIAFIIMGLRK, encoded by the coding sequence ATGGATGCAGGAGCAGCAGCGTTGGTAGGGATGGGATTGGCCGCAGCAGGATTTGCCGGAGCCGGCGTGGGCATCGGATATATCTTCGGCAAGATGATCGAAGCAGTCGCGCGTCAGCCCGAAGCGGAAGGCCGAGTCGGCAAGTACATGTGGATCGGGTTCGCGCTAGTCGAAGCCATCGCGCTGTACGGCTTGGTCATTGCGTTCATCATTATGGGTCTACGAAAATAG